The sequence TTCGTGACGATGCATCGCGGTTTGCGCAGCACGCCGCTTGCGGATGGCGAGCGGATGGGATATCGGCGTGCTTGGTGCTCCGCGGCTCGTGGTCGGCTTTGTCTGCAGCGGGCATTGTCCGGAACGGCGATGCATCCCGCGCGCGGTCCGGACGATGCTAGCGGCCTGTCGGCGATGCTTGCACCCATCGCGATTCGGTGGGCATCGCCGATTGTCGAGCGGGAATCAGAAGCGTGTCGCGTGATGCGAACGCCGTGCCGTACACTTCGTCACGCGGGCGTCTCGGCGATGTACGACAGATGCAGATTCTGCCCCCAGCCGCTCGTCGTGTAATTGTCGCGAACGTAATCGGCGCGGCAGATGTTGACCGTGAAGTCGGTCTTGGTGACGCTGATCACGGTGACGGCGAACGTATCCGGATACGTGGACGTATGTTTCGGGTCCTGCAACGCGCTTGCGACGACGATGGGGATGGCGTTGAACGCCGCCGGGAATGGCACCTTGACGGTCAGCGGCGCATTGATCCACGGCTTGCCGGACGGTAGCTTCTCGCGCGGGCCGACGACGTGCGTACCGACGAATTTTTGAGTCATGTCGAATTCTCCATCGCATTGTTGATGTGGACGATGCACGGGCTCGTCAAGGGCCGACGGCCGTACGAGCGTTATAGGCATCGCGTCGTCGGGCGAACAACTCGGAGATGTTGCAGCTTGCGGGCGGCGGCCGTCGCGGGCGGCGGACGGCGAAGCGGGCGAGGCGCCGCGGCCGAGTGCGACTGCGATGAGGCGGGCGCCGCGCACGGGTGGCGGCTCGTCGGGCGCGCGAATGCGGGCAGGGCGGGCGAGATCGCGAGCGCAGCCGTGCGCGATCCCGCCCCGTCCCGCCTCGCATCGCGCGCGGCTCAGCGCTTCTCGTCGGTCAGCGTGTTCAGAAACGCAACGATGTCGCGCATGTCCTGCTCGGTCATCGCGGGCGCGTCGCCCGGCTTGCGGTCGAACGGCGCATCGGCGACGTCGACGTTCGCGCGATACGCGCTCGGGATGTCGTCGTATTGCAGCACCCGGCCGCTTGCGTCGCGCGGATAGATCTTGCCCGGATCGACGCTGCGCAGGTTGTAGAACGCGAGCACCCGGTCGAGCGAATGATAGACGCCGTTGTGGAAGAACACGCGGCGCGTCGCGACGTTGCGCAGCGAAGGCGTCGCGAACATCGCGCAGTATTGCGTCTGCGTCTTCAAGTTGTCGCGAAACGGCCCGCAGATGCCGAGATCGTGGAACGCCGGATTGCGGTTCTGCGCGAGCGCGCGGTTGCGCGGCACGCCGAGCGCCTCGTACTGGAAATCGGTGAACATCGGCGGCAGACCGTCCGCGCTCGGCTTCGACAGGTGGCAGCCCGCGCAATTCGCCTTGTTCGGATCGTTGAAGCGCCGCATGCCGCGCAGCTCCGCCTGCGTGAGCCGCGCGTCGCCTTCGAGCCAGCGGTCGTACTTGCTCGAATACGGATGGAACGACGGGTCCTCCACCTGGTAGCGCGCGATCGCGAACATCGCTTCGGACACCGCAAGACGTGCGTCGTCGAAGATGCGCGGGCCGAACAACTGCCGGAACCGCGGCGCGTAGCGCGCGTGCGCGAGCTTGCGCGCGACGTCGCCGGTGCTCGCGTTCGCCATCTCGACCGGATTCATCAACGGGCCGAACGCCTGCTGCTGCAGCGTATCCGCGCGGCCGTCCCAGAACATCCCGCCCTGCGGCACGAGCTGCGGCGCGGCCGCCGCGCCGGCGCTCTTCCGCGCGCGCACGGCGCCCGCCGCGGATGCGGCCTGTTGCGCGACGCTCGCCGCGTCGTCGTTCTCGGACGAGTCCGGGCCGATGCTGAAGTTCGGCTGCCGGTACAGATACATCAGCGACGGCGGCGGCCGATAGCCGGGCTGCGTCAGCGCGGCGCCGCCCAGTTGCACGTCCAGATCGTTCGGCGGGCCGTACGCATGATCGGGGCTGTGGCACGACGCACACGATTGCCGGCCCGACGCGGACAGCGCGGGATCGAAGAACAGCGCGCGGCCGAGCTGCGCGACCGCGCTCAGCGGCTCGGCGCCCGGGCGGCGCAGCGCGACCGGCTGCGGATTCGCGCCCGTGAGGTTTTCGACGATCGCGCCGACCGCGTTCGGCACGTGCTCGGGAAACGCCAGCGCGAACGCGGCGAAGCCGAGCGCGCCGAACGCGGCGGCCGCCGGCGCGTGGCGCATCGCGCACGCGTTGCGGCGGCCGCGGCGGCGCGAGACGGTGGCAAGCGCGGCCGGCGTGCATGCGTCGGATCGGGTGGACGGAGCGGGTTGCGCGCAAAGCGGTTCGGCCATGCTGGAGCGTTCGGTCGTGATCATGCAAAAGAAAAATCCGGCGTGCGTCGCGCCGGAATGACGGCCGGCGTTGCGTGCGCCGGCCGGCCGTGCATCGGTGATGTATCGGGCGCGCGTCGCGTGCGGGCGGCGCCGCGCCGAGCGTGCGCGGCGCACCGCTCAGATCGAAGGCGCGGTTGCGAGCTTCGTGCCGAGCGTCGGATCGAGGTACAACGGCGTCTTGTTCACCGCGCCCGAGAAATCGAACAGATCGCGCATGTTGCCCGCGGTCGCATCGAACGAGCCGCCGCCGATCCGCTGGCCGCCGAGCCAGTTGTCCTCGATGAAGCGCACGACCGACGCCTGATCGATCAGCGTGTGGCTCACGTAGTTCTGCTTCGCCCACGGCGACACGACGACGAACGGAATCCGCGTGCCGGGACCGCAGCGGCCGTTGACGGCGGCGCCGTTGATGCCCGTCGTCGCGGCGCCGGAGCCGCACGCGCCGTTGCCGTTCAGTTGGTCGACCGCATCGAACGACGCGCGCGTCGGCGCGGTGTACGCATGGTCGTACCAGCCGTCCGAGTCGTCATACGTGACGATCACCGCGGTGCTCGCCCAGTCGGGCTGCTGCTGCAGGAAGTTGACGACCTTCGTCACGAACTGCTGCTCGTCGAGCGGATCCGAGTAGCCGGCGTGCGCGTCTTGCGTGGCGGGCGCCTTCAGGAAGCTGACCGACGGGAAGTTGCCCGCCTTCACGGCCGCGAAGAAGTCGTCCGAATCGTACTGGTGATTCGCGGGCTCGGGCGTCTTGCCGTCCGTCTGGACGCTCGAGCCGATCGCCGCGATCGAGCTCGGGCGCGTGTGCTGCGGGTTCGCGGTCGACGCGTAGTACTGGAACCAGTTGTGGTGCGGGATGTAGTCGGTCGTCGCCGCGTTCACCGCGGTCGCGATCGTGCTGCGCTTGCAGCCCGTCGTGCCGTTCGCGTTCGTCGTCGACAGATTGAAGCCGCCCATGAAGCCGCCCCACGTGACGTTGCGCGCGTTCAGCAGATCGCCGATGTTCTTGCCGGACATCATCGCCTGATCGGTCGTGCTCGAGCACACGTCGTAGCCGGGGTCGACATCGTTGATCATCGTGAGGCCGCCCTGGCCGTCGTTGATGTAGTACGACGTCTTCGCGAGCGTCGACACGGCCTTCGACGTCTTCACGATCTGCATCCCGTCGGTCTGGCCGGCGATCACGTTCAGCGCGCCCGGCGTCGACGGGCCGTAGGTCGACGTGTATGCGTTGTCGCTCATCGCGAAGCGCTGCGCGTAGTTCCACAGCGCGGTCACCGTGTTGCCGTCGAAGTAACCCATCACCTGGCCGGTCGTGCCGAACGCGCCCGCGCCGCCGCTCGAGCCGTTGCCCGTGTATTTCGGGAAGAGATCGGCGAGGCCGTTGTCGTACGCCTGCTCCTCGGCGGTGTACGCGTGGTTCTGATCGGCCGTCGCGGCCTGTGTGCGGTCGAGGCGGAACGGATTGCTCGCGCCCGCGCCGTTCGCCGGATTCGTCGCGTTCGGGTTCGCGGTGAGCAGCAGGCCCGACAGGCCGTTGATCGACGGCGTGCCCGACGCGGCGCTGAACGCCGGCTCGCCCGGCGGGTTCGCGGCGTTCGGGTAGGTGCCGAAGTAGTGGTCGAACGACACGTTCTCGCCGTAGATCACGACGAGATGCTTGATCGGCGTCGCGGTCCGCAATGCGTTTTGCGACGTGACGGGCGCGTTGCTGTCGGTGCCGCCGCACGCATAGAGGGCGATGGCCGATCCGGCGCACGCGGTGGCGATCCAGGCTCGACGAAACATCAGACAGGACTCCAATGAAAGATCGCTCGGTTGACGGCGATCCGCGAAGGGTCGCCCGACGGGAGCCGGCGCGCGGCGAGAGCGGGCGTCGGGGACGCGCCGCGCACCGGAAACGAAACGGCAGCATTGGACCAGTTTGGTATGAAGTTATGGAGGCGGTGCGCCTTCGGTGGGATTACAGACGGGTATCGGCGGTGTTACGGGTGGAAAGGCGCTCGTAGGGCGGGTGCGGGGAGGGGCTGCGTGGCGCTGTTTGTTTCGCGTCGCGTTGCGCGGGGGAGCGGCGACGGGGGCGGCGATGCCGGATGTGCGACGTTGGGTATTCGATGTCCGATGTTTGGTGCGCGGTGTTTGGTGAGCGATGAGCGATGAGCGATGAGCGATGAGCGATGAGCGATGAGCGATGAGCGATGAGCGATGAGCGATGAGCGATGAGCGATGAGCGATGAGCGATGAGCGATGAGCGATGAGCGATGAGCGATGAGCGATGAGCGGCGTTTGACACGTCGTGCGGCCTCGCGTTCGAGGGCGCGCGCGAGCGGGGCATGGCGCGCCGCTCGCGATCGCATCACGGCAGCAGCCGGTTCAGCCGCGCCCACTGCTCGAAGAGCGCGGGCCATGCGTGCACGGCGCTGCCGGGCTTGCCCATTCCCCAGCCGTGGCCGCCTGCCTGGAACGCGTGCAGCTCGACGCTCACCCGCGCCGCGCGCAGCGCGCTCGCCATCAGCAGGCTGTTGTCGATCGGCGCGATCGGATCGTCGAACGCATGCGCGAGAAACGTCGGCGGCGTGCGCGCGCTCACGCGCAGGTTCGCCGACAGCGCCTCGCTGTCGGCCTGTGCCGGATGCGCGCCGGCGACGTGCAGCCGCGTGCGCGTGCGATCGAACGGCGGCATCAGCGTGAGCACCGGATAGAGCAGGGCGGCGAGATCGGGGCGCGCGGATTCGCGATCGGCATCGTCGACGCTCGCATAGCGCCGCGCGTCGGGCTCGACGGCCGTCATCCCGGCGAGATGACCGCCCGCGGAAAAACCCATGATCGCGATGCGCGCGGGATCGACGCCGTCGCGCTTCGCGCGCGCGCGGATCAAGCGCATCGCGCGCTGGCCGTCCTGCAGCGGCGCGAGCCGCGACCAGCCTTGCTCGGGCAGCCGGTACACGAGCTCGAACGCCATCACGCCGAGCGACGTGAGCCATGCGCACATCGGCGCGCTCTCGTTACCGAGCTCGATGTGGTCGTAGCCGCCGCCCGCGATCACGAGCGCCGCGCCGCCGTTGCCGTGCGCCGGCCGGTAGACGTTCAGCCGCGGCCGCGCGACGCGCGAGACGCTGCCGCGCCTGCCGATCCGCTCGCCGTCACCCGCGCCCGTCGGGGCCGGGTCGGGCGCGGGGCCCGGCCACAGCGGAATCGTTTCGTCGGGAACGGCGCGCGGCGCGTCGTCCGGGGGCGCCGCGCCGCGCGCGGCGGCCTGCGCGTGCGCGGCCGGCGCGATCGTGTCGAGCGCGCCGGCGAGCGCGGCGCCGAGCAGGCTGCGTCGGGTGATGTCCATGTCGAAGGCTCCGGATTGAAATCGGAAGACGTCGCCGCTTTCGCGATGCCGGTCGTCGGTGAATGGGCGCGCGTATGCGCCGGACGTCGCGTCGCGCGGCGTGACGCGTGCGATCCGCCTCGGCGACGACGCGCGGCCCGGCCCCGCGTCGCGGGTGGCGTGTCGCGCTGGGCCCGCGCGCGATGGCCGCGACGCAGGGCGCGGCGGGCCGACGTCGGGTGTGCGGACCGTCACGGGCGCGCGCGGCGAGTCTCGCGCGGCGAGCCCATTGCATCGCCCGCATCACCCGTCGACGCAACCGTCAGGCCGCCGCGCTTTTCGCGACGGCCTGCGCGTGCGGGAATGCTGGGCGCGGGGCGCGGGCGCCTATGTTACCGGATGAGTGGCCGGCCGCAGGGGTGGCGCGGCTCGTGGTGCGGCTTCACGCGGTGCGCATTCGCCGGTAGCCGATAGCCGGCAGCCGGCAAATCGGCGCCGCGTGACCGAACCGCCGGCGCGCGGCGGCGATCTCCGGCGCGACGCAGATCATGGCCGCTCACAGCGGATCGCCGATCCGGTGCGCGACCGCGTATCGCACGAGCGCCGTTTCGTTCGGCAGTTCCAGCTTGTCGAGCACGTGCGCCTTGTAGATCCTGACGGTTTTCGCGCTGATCCCGAGCGCTTGCGCGATGTCGGCGGGCGTGTCGCCGGCCGCGAGGCGGCGGAACACCTCGAACTCGCGTCTGGACAGCCGCTCGTGCGGTGGCGCATCTGACGGCGAATGCAGGTTTTCCGCGAACTGCTCGGCCACGTGCATGCTGACGTACACGCCGCCCGCCGCGATCTTGCGCAGCGCGGCGAGCAATTCCTCGCAGCCGCTTTGCTTCGTCAGGTAGCCGGACGCGCCGGCCTGGAACGCCGCGGCCGCGTGCCGCTGACTCGCGCGCGCGGCGAGCACGAGAATGCGCGTCGATGGCGCCGCGCGGCGGAGGCGCCGGATCAGCTCCGCGCATTCGCGGCCGAGCGTGGTTTGATCGAGGAGCGCGATCTCGGCGCAGCCCCGGTCGGCGAGCTCGAACGCGGATGCGGCGTCGGCCGCCTCGCCGTCGATTTCGAATTCGCCGGATTTTTCGAGTATGTGTCGCAAGCCGTCGCGCAATACCGCGTGACGGTCCACCATCAACAGCCTGATCATCGGCGCAGCCTCGTAGCGCTTACCTGCTTATTGGGCATCGCGTAACGGCGCTCGGCGGGCGCGCCGCGTCGCGGCGGCGCGCGAGCGCATGCGGCGATCCGACGAACTCCGGACGCTCGTTCCCCGGGCCGTTGCGTCGCGTCGGGCGGCGATCGGATGGCTCCGGCCCGGTGCGCGCGTTGCGACAGGTCGCTACGGCTTGAAAAAAACGTCGAGACCGCCGCTTCGAGCAAGCTGCGCGGCGCCGACGGGACTCGGCGGATGCGGCGCGACGCATCCGTGCGGGTTGTCGTTCACGTCGTCGGTTCCATCGTCCGCCGTGCGGCGAACGTGGGGTGCAAGCGCTCGAGCCGAGCGCGATGTTTCAATCTTATGCCGCGATGCTTACGTGATCCTGATAGTTGTGCGCGCAAGCGTATCGGTGAATGCTCGGATAGCGTCGTGCGGCGCGGCCCGGCGAATTGTTCATACCGTAGGACGGCATGCCTGTCGCTGGGCGTGTCGATCGATCCGCGCGGCGCGGCGGTCGGCGTGGGCCGATGGCGCTTTCGAGGCGCGGGTCGCGGCGCGTTCGCACGAAGCGCCGCTGCGCCGGCAATCCGCGTGCGTGGCGCGCGGCTCGCTCGATCGCGCCGCGCGCGTAAAGGGAGCGCCGCACGCGCGCACCATCGGCGGCGCGCATCGCGGGCGTGCGCGCGGTGCGAGGCGCGATATGCAACGCGATTGACGCATGTGAAATGCGTGATGCATTTCGACCGCCGCGCGACGTGGGTCGAGCGCGCGAATACCCGACGCGTCGCGCGGGTGCATCGCATCGTTGAACGCCGCGGCATGTGGGCGCGATCGAGCCCGTCGTCACACGGCGAACACGTGTTTCGATGCGCACGCATAGGCGGATGCGTGTGCATGCATGCGCGGAGGCGCGCCACGCGAACGCATGCGCCGCAATGGGTGAACCGCCGCGCCGTGCGCGCCCGCCGGCGAGCGAATCGGCAGGGGAATCGGCAAATTCCTACAGGCGGGTGGAATGCGGCTATGTGCTTATCTCGTAATTGCCGATTTTCTTTCGCGAGCGGGGGCGGCACAGTGCGAGCAAGCGCAATTTCGAACGCGGACTCACCATGAGCGACGCGGCCAATGCCGGCCCGTGGCGCTCGATGACGGAGACATGACCATGTTGACGCCACATGAACTCTCGACGTTGTTGTGTATCGCTCGTTCACCCGAGGACGTCGACATGGCCGATCCGGAGTTCGTCTCGCTCGTTGAGATGGGGCTCGCGATGGCGATGGCCGCGGGGCGGTCGATCGTGCCGGGCGCGAGCCTGACGCCGCGCGGCCGCGAACTGGTCGAGCGGATCGCGTGCGCGAAGGCGGCCGCGGTGCAGCGAATCTGAGCGTTGCCGCGCCGGGCGCATCGCGCTCGGGCGTGGCGGCGTGGCGCGCTTGGCGTTTGCCGCTGCGGACGACGAGTGCCGCATGCGCCGGCGGCGGCGCTCGTGCGGTGCGCATGGTCGCGCCGCGTCGATGTGTTGCGTTGCGTCGCGGGTCGATCGCGCGCGTGGTACGCCGCGTATGCGTGTGCGGGCATCGCCGACGCGACGCGAGCGGCAAGCCGGCAAGCCGGCACGACCGCGCGCGCATCCGCGCATCCGTGCATCCGCGTTTCGCCTGCGCAACGGCGGCGGGCAACGGGGGCGATGCGGCGCAGACGCCGTTTCTCGCCGCGCCGCCGCGACGCGCGGGCGGCATCGCGACGGCGTCGCTTGTGTGACGGC is a genomic window of Burkholderia mallei ATCC 23344 containing:
- a CDS encoding cytochrome-c peroxidase, which encodes MRRARSARRRPHATRARYITDARPAGARNAGRHSGATHAGFFFCMITTERSSMAEPLCAQPAPSTRSDACTPAALATVSRRRGRRNACAMRHAPAAAAFGALGFAAFALAFPEHVPNAVGAIVENLTGANPQPVALRRPGAEPLSAVAQLGRALFFDPALSASGRQSCASCHSPDHAYGPPNDLDVQLGGAALTQPGYRPPPSLMYLYRQPNFSIGPDSSENDDAASVAQQAASAAGAVRARKSAGAAAAPQLVPQGGMFWDGRADTLQQQAFGPLMNPVEMANASTGDVARKLAHARYAPRFRQLFGPRIFDDARLAVSEAMFAIARYQVEDPSFHPYSSKYDRWLEGDARLTQAELRGMRRFNDPNKANCAGCHLSKPSADGLPPMFTDFQYEALGVPRNRALAQNRNPAFHDLGICGPFRDNLKTQTQYCAMFATPSLRNVATRRVFFHNGVYHSLDRVLAFYNLRSVDPGKIYPRDASGRVLQYDDIPSAYRANVDVADAPFDRKPGDAPAMTEQDMRDIVAFLNTLTDEKR
- a CDS encoding phospholipase C; translated protein: MFRRAWIATACAGSAIALYACGGTDSNAPVTSQNALRTATPIKHLVVIYGENVSFDHYFGTYPNAANPPGEPAFSAASGTPSINGLSGLLLTANPNATNPANGAGASNPFRLDRTQAATADQNHAYTAEEQAYDNGLADLFPKYTGNGSSGGAGAFGTTGQVMGYFDGNTVTALWNYAQRFAMSDNAYTSTYGPSTPGALNVIAGQTDGMQIVKTSKAVSTLAKTSYYINDGQGGLTMINDVDPGYDVCSSTTDQAMMSGKNIGDLLNARNVTWGGFMGGFNLSTTNANGTTGCKRSTIATAVNAATTDYIPHHNWFQYYASTANPQHTRPSSIAAIGSSVQTDGKTPEPANHQYDSDDFFAAVKAGNFPSVSFLKAPATQDAHAGYSDPLDEQQFVTKVVNFLQQQPDWASTAVIVTYDDSDGWYDHAYTAPTRASFDAVDQLNGNGACGSGAATTGINGAAVNGRCGPGTRIPFVVVSPWAKQNYVSHTLIDQASVVRFIEDNWLGGQRIGGGSFDATAGNMRDLFDFSGAVNKTPLYLDPTLGTKLATAPSI
- a CDS encoding alpha/beta hydrolase; the encoded protein is MDITRRSLLGAALAGALDTIAPAAHAQAAARGAAPPDDAPRAVPDETIPLWPGPAPDPAPTGAGDGERIGRRGSVSRVARPRLNVYRPAHGNGGAALVIAGGGYDHIELGNESAPMCAWLTSLGVMAFELVYRLPEQGWSRLAPLQDGQRAMRLIRARAKRDGVDPARIAIMGFSAGGHLAGMTAVEPDARRYASVDDADRESARPDLAALLYPVLTLMPPFDRTRTRLHVAGAHPAQADSEALSANLRVSARTPPTFLAHAFDDPIAPIDNSLLMASALRAARVSVELHAFQAGGHGWGMGKPGSAVHAWPALFEQWARLNRLLP
- a CDS encoding LuxR C-terminal-related transcriptional regulator, which translates into the protein MIRLLMVDRHAVLRDGLRHILEKSGEFEIDGEAADAASAFELADRGCAEIALLDQTTLGRECAELIRRLRRAAPSTRILVLAARASQRHAAAAFQAGASGYLTKQSGCEELLAALRKIAAGGVYVSMHVAEQFAENLHSPSDAPPHERLSRREFEVFRRLAAGDTPADIAQALGISAKTVRIYKAHVLDKLELPNETALVRYAVAHRIGDPL